CAAATGAAGCTAGGATAATGGCTATGTTTCAAATGCTAATATTAGAGAATCATAAATTCTTTTCCGCCCTAGCCACTTTCAAGCGATTCTCTAAAACATAATTTTCTTCCAAAGAAGCACCTCTCTATTTAAAATATATTAGATAATATGTAAATATGTCAAAAATTCTTTACAAAATTTTAAGTAAGCTTTATATGGTTTTCTTCAATCTGACTTTCTGGAGAATTATTTCCGGGGAAATAATTCTTTTTTTGATAAGTTTCTTAATAAATTAACAATTTATCTTCCAAGTAATTAATTTATCTTAGAAAACAAAATTGCTTATATTTAAATACAAAGAAGCTTTAAAGAATGATAAAAAACTAAAAGAAATATACATTGAAGAAAATGATGAACGTAGTAAAATGATTAAAGAAAAAAGTAATACACTAACTCTTGAGATAATCCACTACATACTGGCGTTTGCTCTGGTAATCTCTTTAGCTATTAATAAAACTGTATTATATACTTTATTTGCTTTTGTTTTACTATTACTTATCAAAGAATGGCTGACAAAGCTTTATTATGAAAGCAAGTATTAATGTTTATATAGAAATAGGCTACCTTTAAAGGTAGCCTATTTGTTATGCTATATTTTTTACTCTATATAGTTTATAATATATTTAAATTTCTCTATTTCTCCAGCATCTGATGGAAATCCTGAATGGCTTTTACTGAATAATCTTCTTTGCGAGCTGCTGCTATACCATTAACACTGGCTTTAGTAGCAGTTGTTGTTGTAATATACGGTATCTTGTACTGGATAGCACCAGAACGAATATAGCTATCATCATCTTTACCCTGTTTACCAATTGGAGTATTGATAATTAATTGTATATCTCCATTTTTAATAGCATCTACTATATTGGGTCTGCCCTGGTTGATCTTGTTAATCGGGGTACTTTTTATACCCTGTTCTTCAAGATAATTATGTGTTCCTCCAGTTGCCAGTATTTCAAAACCCATCTCTACTAACTTTTTGGCTGATTCAAGAATCAATGGCTTATCTTTTTCATTTACTGTTATTAAAACTTTACCTTCAAGTGGTAATCTAACACCTGAAGCTTCCTGTGCTTTATAAAATGCCATGGAATAGGAATCAGCAATTCCCATTACTTCACCGGTAGCTTTCATTTCTGGTCCTAATACAGGATCAACATTTTTGAACATATTGAAAGGGAATACAGCTTCTTTTATACCAAAATAAGGTATTTCCCGTGTTTTTAAGTTCATATCTACTAAGGATTCTCCTAGCATAAGCCTTGTTGCTATTTGAGCCATATTGATTCCTGTAACTTTACTTACTAAAGGTACAGTTCTGGAAGCCCGTGGATTTGCTTCAATTATATATACTTTACCATCTGCTATAGCATATTGAATATTCATTAAACCTACAACTTCTAGCTCTTTAGCTATCTTTTCTGAATAATCTTCTATGGTAGCTATCTGTTCATCTGTAATATTAATGGCTGGTATTGAACAGGCACTATCTCCTGAGTGAATACCTGCTTCCTCAATATGCTCCATTATCGCAGCTACAAAGGTATCTTTTCCATCTGTCAGGGCATCTACTTCAGCTTCAATTGCATTTTCTAAGAATTTATCAATTAAAATTGGATGGTCAGGTGAAACCTCATCTACTGCAGTTTGCACATATCTATCAAGACTAGCTTCATCATAGACTATTTCCATTCCTCTTCCACCTAGCACATATGACGGTCTTACCATTAGTGGATATCCAATTCTCCTGGCTATCTTTCTGGCTTCATCTATAGAGCGAGCAATATCACTTTCTGGCTGAGGGATATCTAGTTTAACCATCAATTCGCGGAATTGCTCTCTGTCTTCAGCAAAATCAATGCTGGCTGGTGATGTACCAAGAATTTTCACACCGGCCTTTTCCAACTCTTCAGCTATATTTAGTGGTGTTTGACCACCAAATTGTACTATCATTCCTTCCGGCTTTTCTTTTTCATATATTCGTAATACATCTTCTACTGTTAATGGCTCAAAGTATAGTTTATTTGAAGTATCATAGTCAGTAGAAACAGTTTCTGGATTACAGTTAACCATCACAGAGTCATAGTCCATTTTATCAAGAGTAAAAGCAGCATGTACACAGGCATAATCAAACTCAATACCCTGTCCAATCCTATTAGGTCCTCCCCCTAAAATCATAATCTTCTTCCTGTCAGAAGTTTCTACTTTACTATCACTCTTATTATAGGTTGAGTAATAATACTCTCCATCTGCTCCACTAACCGGTACTATATCATAATCACTCTTTTTGTCATACTGATAGCGTTGTTCACGGAGTTTTTTCTCATCAGTATCAAGTATTTTAGCAAGATATTTATCTGAAAATCCTAATTCTTTTGCTTCTACTAAAATTGCCTCAGGTAATTCCTGTCCTTTATATCCTTTGATTTTTTCTTCAAAATCAACTAGTCTTTTCATTTCACTTAAGAACCATTCATCAATATATGTTATATCCTGAATTTCTTTAATATTAATGCCTGCTTGCATAGCTTGATAAATCAAGAATATCCTTTCACTTGATGGTGTGCCTATAGCCTGTAGTATTTCTTCTTTCTTTAAATTTTTAAATTTATTGATATTACCTAAACCATAACGCCCTATTTCCAGAGAACGGATTGCTTTTTGGAAGGCTTCCACAAAATTCTTACCAATACTCATGGCCTCACCTACAGCCATCATCTGTGTGCCTAACTTATCTTCAACTTCTGGGAACTTTTCAAAAGCCCAGCGTGCATATTTTACTACTACATAGTCTCCGGATGGCCTGTATTTGTCTAATGTGCCTTCTTTCCAATATGGTAATTCATCCAATCTATACCCAACAGCTAATATAGTAGAAATTCTAGCTATTGGAAAGCCTGTTGCTTTAGAAGCAAGGGCTGAGGATCTGGATGTACGTGGATTCATTTCAATTACTACTAAACGATCATCTTCTGGGTTATAAGCAAACTGGAAGTTGGCCCCACCAATAACTCCAATAGCATCGGCAATTTTGTAGCTATATTCCTCAATACGATCTTGTACCTTTTGAGCTACAGTCAACATTGGTGCTACACAGAAACTATCTCCAGTATGTACACCCATTGGATCTACATTTTCTATAAAGCAAATAGATATCTTTTTACCTGTATGATCTCTAACTAGTTCCAGTTCTAATTCCTGCCAGCCTATTACCGCTTCTTCTACTAATACCTGACTAATCATGCTGGCAGCTATACCCCGCTCAACAACTTCTCTAAGCTCCTCTACATTATAGACAATACCTCCACCAGTACCACCCATGGTGTAAGCAGGGCGAATTACAACAGGATATGTAAATTCTTTAGCTATTTCTTCAGCTTCTTCTATTGAGTATGCAGGAGAACTTTTAGCCATGGGAACCCCAAGCTTTTTCATTTCTTCCTTGAAAATAATACGATCCTCTCCACGCTCAATTGCATCAGGTTGAATACCTATTATCTCCACATTGTGTTTTTCTAAAATTCCTTCTTTGTCTAATTCAGAAGCAAGGTTTAAAGCAGTCTGTCCTCCAAGGTTAGGTAATAAAGCATCTGGTTTTTCAATTTCAATTATCTTTTCGACTGATTCCACAGTTAATGGCTCAATATATGTTCTATCAGCCATTTCAGGGTCAGTCATAATTGTAGCTGGATTTGAATTTACCAGAACAATTTCATATCCTTCTTCTGTTAAAGCCTTACAAGCCTGAGTACCTGAATAATCAAACTCACAAGCCTGTCCAATCACTATAGGACCTGAACCAATAATTAATACTTTACTTATATCTTCTCTTTTTGGCATTAATAAAATCCCTCCTAAATGTAGTTAACTTATAAAAATTAAAACTTATATTTAAATCATATCATTTTTTTAGCCATCAGAATAAATATTCTGATAGCTAAATTATAGCTATTATTCAATTATTGCTTCTTTCTCTTGCCTGCTCAAATTCTTTATTTCATACTCTCTTTTCATAGCCTCACTTCTAGTTTTAAATTCTTCATAATGTAGCAAGGCAACTGGCTTTCTAGCCTTAGTATATTTAGCACCTTTTCCCTGATTATGCTCCTTTACCCTTCTTTCTACGTCAGTCGTATAACCAGTATAATAAGTACCGTCTGCAC
The genomic region above belongs to Halanaerobiaceae bacterium ANBcell28 and contains:
- a CDS encoding DUF2178 domain-containing protein, whose translation is MLIFKYKEALKNDKKLKEIYIEENDERSKMIKEKSNTLTLEIIHYILAFALVISLAINKTVLYTLFAFVLLLLIKEWLTKLYYESKY
- the carB gene encoding carbamoyl-phosphate synthase large subunit; the encoded protein is MPKREDISKVLIIGSGPIVIGQACEFDYSGTQACKALTEEGYEIVLVNSNPATIMTDPEMADRTYIEPLTVESVEKIIEIEKPDALLPNLGGQTALNLASELDKEGILEKHNVEIIGIQPDAIERGEDRIIFKEEMKKLGVPMAKSSPAYSIEEAEEIAKEFTYPVVIRPAYTMGGTGGGIVYNVEELREVVERGIAASMISQVLVEEAVIGWQELELELVRDHTGKKISICFIENVDPMGVHTGDSFCVAPMLTVAQKVQDRIEEYSYKIADAIGVIGGANFQFAYNPEDDRLVVIEMNPRTSRSSALASKATGFPIARISTILAVGYRLDELPYWKEGTLDKYRPSGDYVVVKYARWAFEKFPEVEDKLGTQMMAVGEAMSIGKNFVEAFQKAIRSLEIGRYGLGNINKFKNLKKEEILQAIGTPSSERIFLIYQAMQAGINIKEIQDITYIDEWFLSEMKRLVDFEEKIKGYKGQELPEAILVEAKELGFSDKYLAKILDTDEKKLREQRYQYDKKSDYDIVPVSGADGEYYYSTYNKSDSKVETSDRKKIMILGGGPNRIGQGIEFDYACVHAAFTLDKMDYDSVMVNCNPETVSTDYDTSNKLYFEPLTVEDVLRIYEKEKPEGMIVQFGGQTPLNIAEELEKAGVKILGTSPASIDFAEDREQFRELMVKLDIPQPESDIARSIDEARKIARRIGYPLMVRPSYVLGGRGMEIVYDEASLDRYVQTAVDEVSPDHPILIDKFLENAIEAEVDALTDGKDTFVAAIMEHIEEAGIHSGDSACSIPAINITDEQIATIEDYSEKIAKELEVVGLMNIQYAIADGKVYIIEANPRASRTVPLVSKVTGINMAQIATRLMLGESLVDMNLKTREIPYFGIKEAVFPFNMFKNVDPVLGPEMKATGEVMGIADSYSMAFYKAQEASGVRLPLEGKVLITVNEKDKPLILESAKKLVEMGFEILATGGTHNYLEEQGIKSTPINKINQGRPNIVDAIKNGDIQLIINTPIGKQGKDDDSYIRSGAIQYKIPYITTTTATKASVNGIAAARKEDYSVKAIQDFHQMLEK
- a CDS encoding GIY-YIG nuclease family protein; amino-acid sequence: MIKYKSKKHYTYIVECADGTYYTGYTTDVERRVKEHNQGKGAKYTKARKPVALLHYEEFKTRSEAMKREYEIKNLSRQEKEAIIE